In Labilibaculum sp. DW002, a single window of DNA contains:
- a CDS encoding FAD-binding and (Fe-S)-binding domain-containing protein, producing MKPTVQSTIFEELQEKLEGEIHRDMSTRLLYATDASAYKVLPLAVAYPKNESDLQHLIKFASDQDLSLIPRAAGTSLAGQVVGDGLVVDISKHFTKILELNQEEKWVRVQPGVILDELNLYLHSYGLFFGPETSTSSRCMLGGMLGNNSCGSHSIIYGSTRDHTLETNCILSDGSKATFKNVTDDEFKQKCEANNGLESKLYQQINQILSSEEIRASIDKEFPDLKIKRRNTGYAIDILSNSSPFSKNDIQFNFCNLLAGSEGTLAFTTEIKLNLVPSPPKEKALVCAHFKSLEDAIKGNLIALKYQPGAVELMDDQILKLTEGNRTQAKNRFFLQGSPGALLIIEFARESKAEIEQIACKMEAEFRENNLGYHFPVVTGAENITKVWDLRKSALGVLSNMIGDAKPVSLIEDTSVNPEVLYDYIAEFKELMKKHEIQCVFHAHIGTGEIHMRPVLDLKNADDQEKFHAIGLDSAKLVKKYNGSLSGEHGDGRLRGEFIPIMIGEENYQLLRQIKQTWDPKNIFNPGKIVDTPKMNTHLRYEPNQQTKEIETYFDFSSDMGIVRATERCNGSGDCRNTHVTGKALCPSYQASLDEKLSTRARANLFREFLTNSDKKNPFDQKDLYDILDFCLSCKACKSECPSNVDMAKLKAEFLQQYYDSNPIPLRSKLIANISKINKLGSYAPSLFNYVNQHPTIGNIVKSNLGFAKERSIPKLHNTTLKKWHSSTTNGTTKKRVYLFADEFTDYNDTPIGIKTIQLLQKLDYQVIIPKHVESGRTFLSKGLVKKAKFLAIKNINLLKGIVDENNPLIGIEPSAILTFRDEYLDLVPETMKLEAKTLASNTFMIEEFLYQEMQKGNISIDQFTKEKKEIKFHAHCYQKALASSAPTKKILSFPENYTAIEIKSGCCGMAGSFGYEKEHYDLSKKVGELVLLPEVRKTPQSVLIAASGTSCRHQIKDETEREASHPVEILFEALV from the coding sequence ATGAAACCTACTGTTCAATCAACTATATTTGAGGAACTTCAAGAAAAACTAGAGGGCGAAATCCATAGAGATATGAGTACTCGTTTACTTTACGCTACAGATGCCTCAGCCTACAAGGTACTTCCATTAGCTGTTGCTTACCCTAAGAATGAAAGTGACTTACAACATTTAATCAAATTTGCATCTGATCAAGATTTATCATTGATACCAAGAGCTGCTGGAACTTCACTAGCAGGACAAGTAGTTGGTGACGGTCTCGTTGTGGATATCTCAAAACACTTCACTAAAATTCTGGAGCTTAATCAAGAAGAAAAATGGGTTCGAGTTCAACCAGGTGTTATTCTCGATGAATTAAATCTTTACCTTCATTCATATGGTTTGTTTTTTGGTCCTGAAACCTCAACGAGTAGCAGGTGCATGCTTGGTGGAATGCTAGGAAATAACTCTTGTGGATCGCATTCCATTATATATGGTAGTACAAGAGATCATACACTTGAAACAAATTGTATCCTTAGCGATGGAAGTAAAGCTACCTTCAAAAATGTAACTGACGATGAATTCAAACAAAAATGTGAAGCAAATAACGGATTAGAATCTAAACTTTACCAGCAAATAAATCAAATTCTATCATCAGAAGAAATACGAGCCTCAATAGACAAGGAATTTCCTGATCTAAAAATTAAAAGAAGAAATACTGGTTATGCTATAGATATCCTATCCAACTCCTCTCCTTTTAGTAAAAATGATATTCAATTTAATTTCTGTAATCTATTAGCAGGCTCAGAAGGGACTCTAGCCTTTACTACTGAAATAAAATTAAATTTAGTGCCGTCCCCACCAAAAGAAAAGGCTCTGGTTTGTGCCCATTTTAAAAGTTTGGAAGATGCAATTAAAGGAAACTTAATTGCCTTAAAATATCAACCTGGTGCAGTTGAGTTAATGGACGATCAGATATTGAAATTGACTGAAGGAAATCGTACACAAGCCAAAAATCGATTTTTTTTACAAGGTAGTCCAGGTGCTCTGCTAATTATTGAATTTGCAAGAGAGTCAAAAGCTGAAATTGAGCAAATTGCATGCAAAATGGAAGCTGAATTTCGTGAAAATAATTTAGGATATCACTTCCCTGTTGTTACTGGAGCAGAAAACATTACGAAGGTTTGGGATCTACGAAAATCAGCCTTAGGTGTGCTTTCCAATATGATTGGTGACGCCAAACCTGTTTCCTTAATTGAAGATACATCAGTAAATCCTGAAGTATTATACGATTACATTGCAGAATTTAAGGAATTAATGAAGAAACATGAGATACAATGTGTATTCCATGCTCATATTGGTACTGGAGAGATTCATATGCGTCCTGTTCTAGACTTAAAAAATGCTGATGACCAAGAAAAATTTCATGCAATTGGGTTAGATTCTGCAAAACTCGTCAAAAAATACAATGGTTCGCTAAGCGGTGAACATGGAGATGGAAGACTGCGTGGGGAATTTATTCCGATCATGATAGGAGAAGAAAACTATCAATTGTTGCGTCAGATTAAGCAAACTTGGGATCCTAAAAATATTTTTAATCCAGGTAAAATTGTTGATACGCCAAAAATGAATACGCATTTGCGTTATGAACCAAATCAGCAAACGAAAGAAATTGAAACTTATTTTGATTTTTCTAGTGATATGGGAATTGTAAGAGCTACAGAACGATGCAATGGCTCTGGCGATTGCAGAAATACTCATGTAACAGGAAAGGCATTGTGTCCTAGTTATCAAGCAAGTTTAGATGAAAAATTAAGCACACGAGCAAGAGCGAATCTATTCAGAGAATTTCTTACCAACTCTGATAAAAAAAATCCATTCGATCAAAAAGACTTATATGATATTTTAGACTTTTGCTTATCGTGCAAAGCATGTAAATCTGAATGTCCATCGAATGTGGATATGGCAAAGCTTAAAGCCGAATTTCTGCAACAGTATTACGATTCCAATCCTATTCCGCTTCGGAGTAAATTAATTGCAAACATCAGTAAAATAAATAAGTTGGGTAGTTATGCTCCTTCCTTATTTAATTACGTAAATCAACATCCTACAATTGGGAATATTGTAAAAAGCAATTTGGGTTTTGCCAAAGAAAGAAGCATTCCGAAATTGCATAATACCACGCTTAAAAAATGGCATTCGTCAACTACAAATGGAACAACAAAAAAGCGGGTTTATCTTTTTGCTGATGAATTTACCGATTACAACGATACGCCAATTGGGATTAAAACGATCCAATTGTTACAAAAGCTAGACTACCAAGTTATTATTCCAAAACATGTAGAAAGTGGAAGAACCTTTTTGTCAAAGGGATTGGTTAAAAAAGCCAAGTTTTTAGCAATCAAAAATATCAATCTATTGAAAGGTATAGTTGATGAAAACAATCCGTTAATAGGTATTGAACCTTCTGCTATTCTTACTTTTCGTGATGAGTATCTTGATTTAGTGCCAGAAACAATGAAGCTTGAAGCTAAAACACTAGCATCAAATACATTTATGATCGAAGAATTTCTGTATCAAGAAATGCAAAAAGGTAACATTTCCATCGATCAATTTACGAAAGAGAAAAAAGAAATCAAGTTCCATGCACATTGCTATCAGAAAGCATTGGCTTCTTCTGCTCCAACAAAGAAAATTCTAAGTTTCCCAGAAAATTATACTGCAATTGAAATTAAATCGGGTTGTTGTGGAATGGCAGGATCATTTGG
- the pta gene encoding phosphate acetyltransferase yields MNLLQKIKENAKLHNKKIVLPEGTEERTLQAADILLNEKIAQIILIGNPETIKSEANRLNLEHISKAIIIDPENHDKMEAYAEILVELRKKKGMTMEKAMGLVKDPLYLATLMIKAGDADGEVAGALNATGDVLRPAFQIVKTMPGCSVVSGAFILILKDKTFGDNGMLVVADCAVHPNPTASELAEIAVATAKTTKAIANMEPRVAMLSFSTMGSAKHEMVDKVVEATRLAKEAAPEFLIDGEMQADAAIVEAIGASKAPNSEVAGRANVLVFPTLEVGNIAYKLVQRLAGAEAVGPVLQGMAAPINDLSRGCSVSDIVNLVAITANQTAGM; encoded by the coding sequence ATGAACTTACTGCAAAAGATTAAGGAGAATGCAAAGCTGCATAACAAAAAAATTGTTCTTCCAGAGGGAACTGAAGAGAGAACATTGCAAGCTGCAGACATCCTTTTGAATGAAAAAATTGCACAAATTATTTTGATTGGAAATCCTGAGACAATCAAATCAGAAGCTAACAGGTTGAATTTAGAGCATATCTCTAAAGCAATTATCATCGATCCGGAAAATCATGATAAAATGGAAGCTTATGCAGAGATTTTGGTTGAACTTCGTAAGAAGAAAGGGATGACCATGGAGAAAGCTATGGGACTTGTTAAAGATCCTCTTTATTTGGCTACCTTAATGATTAAAGCGGGTGATGCTGATGGAGAAGTTGCCGGAGCATTGAATGCTACAGGAGACGTATTGCGTCCAGCTTTCCAGATTGTGAAAACAATGCCTGGTTGCTCAGTTGTTTCTGGTGCTTTTATCTTGATTTTGAAGGATAAAACATTTGGCGATAATGGTATGTTGGTTGTTGCTGACTGTGCTGTTCATCCAAACCCAACTGCTAGTGAGTTAGCTGAGATTGCAGTTGCTACTGCAAAAACAACAAAGGCTATTGCTAATATGGAACCACGTGTTGCTATGTTGAGTTTTTCTACTATGGGATCGGCTAAGCACGAAATGGTTGATAAGGTTGTTGAGGCTACTCGTTTGGCTAAAGAAGCGGCTCCGGAATTCCTAATTGACGGTGAGATGCAAGCTGATGCTGCTATTGTTGAAGCAATTGGTGCTAGCAAGGCTCCAAATTCAGAAGTTGCAGGTAGAGCAAACGTATTGGTATTCCCAACTCTTGAAGTAGGAAATATTGCTTACAAATTAGTACAGCGTTTAGCTGGTGCTGAAGCTGTAGGACCGGTATTACAGGGTATGGCTGCTCCAATCAACGACCTATCCAGAGGTTGTTCAGTTAGCGATATTGTGAACTTAGTAGCTATTACAGCAAATCAGACTGCAGGAATGTAA
- a CDS encoding acetate/propionate family kinase, translated as MNVLVLNCGSSSLKYQILNMGEEATLLASGLVERIGLENGVLTHKPEGKDKFKTIQDIPNHSVGINLVLAALVNADHGVISDIKEINAAGHRVAHGGEYFQDSAFVTEEAKANIKACCELAPLHNPANLEGILAIEKLLPGLPQVAVFDTSFHQTLPKEAFMYGLPYDCYETLKVRKYGFHGTSHKFVANKACEILGWNIEDKKIVSCHLGNGASVCAIDGGKSIETSMGFTPNEGLLMGTRTGNLDLGALLYIAEKKDLSIQETNNLINKESGLAGISGISSDMRDLEDAAAEGNERAQLALDMFAYRVKRFVGSYTASMGGVDLVIFTGGIGENDSVSREKIAKDFGYLGLDFDKDVNAGLRGKDMVISKEGSKVKAMVVTTNEELVIASDTQRIVGAL; from the coding sequence ATGAACGTTTTAGTTTTAAATTGCGGAAGTTCTTCATTGAAGTATCAAATTTTGAACATGGGCGAAGAGGCGACTCTTTTAGCTTCTGGTCTTGTTGAGCGTATTGGTCTTGAAAATGGTGTTTTAACTCACAAACCTGAGGGAAAAGATAAGTTCAAAACGATTCAGGATATTCCTAATCATTCTGTAGGTATTAATTTAGTTCTTGCAGCATTGGTTAACGCTGATCATGGTGTAATCTCTGACATCAAAGAAATTAACGCAGCGGGTCATCGTGTGGCTCATGGTGGCGAATATTTCCAGGATAGTGCTTTTGTTACTGAAGAAGCGAAAGCGAATATCAAAGCATGTTGCGAATTGGCTCCACTTCACAACCCGGCTAACCTTGAAGGTATCTTAGCAATTGAGAAATTGTTACCAGGTTTACCTCAAGTTGCTGTGTTTGATACATCTTTCCACCAAACACTTCCAAAGGAAGCTTTCATGTATGGTTTACCTTACGATTGCTACGAAACTTTGAAAGTTCGTAAATATGGTTTCCACGGAACTTCTCACAAATTTGTTGCTAACAAAGCGTGTGAAATACTAGGATGGAATATCGAAGATAAGAAAATCGTTTCTTGTCATCTTGGTAATGGTGCTTCTGTATGTGCTATCGATGGTGGTAAGTCTATCGAAACTTCAATGGGATTTACGCCTAACGAAGGTCTTTTGATGGGTACTCGTACAGGTAACCTTGACCTGGGTGCTTTACTATATATTGCTGAAAAGAAAGATCTTTCTATTCAGGAAACTAATAACTTGATTAATAAAGAATCAGGATTAGCAGGTATTTCTGGTATCTCTTCTGATATGAGAGATCTTGAAGATGCTGCAGCTGAAGGAAACGAAAGAGCTCAATTGGCTTTAGATATGTTCGCATATCGTGTAAAACGTTTTGTTGGTTCATATACTGCTTCTATGGGTGGTGTTGATTTAGTAATATTCACTGGAGGAATTGGAGAGAACGATTCTGTTTCTCGTGAGAAAATTGCGAAAGATTTTGGATACCTTGGACTTGACTTTGATAAGGATGTGAACGCAGGTTTACGTGGAAAAGATATGGTTATTTCTAAAGAAGGATCTAAAGTGAAAGCAATGGTCGTAACGACTAATGAGGAGTTGGTTATTGCTTCTGATACACAGCGTATTGTTGGTGCTTTGTAA
- a CDS encoding ATP-binding protein, which translates to MKSIHQDSLGVYYFATDKGLISLVKDHFIPVEVQEGKNQFYKSLFKRKNGDLLALSDDGIYKITQTSIGNKADLLFLCNTDSLLPKYPKEFFEDQNDELWLTDFNHIYRLKGSDFEQYQMDKKNQTTSYARSFQFLECDNGKLMVVSQSGWFYQFDRKNNQFKESGFNLDLVVNSSFKIGSNEFLLGTSLGIYRLILDFNGQVVHHELINESIMASCFQELSENKLLVGTWFQGILEIDLSEDFKVYPIGGFPCFTVNNIFLDDFGKFWIATNSGTVVMEKKFFSYQFRSTNSEYISSINLNEDGNVNFSGRKHIYKISNDEQIQNINLEFEGSINVFKKRNNISLLGTEQGYLYVYKNDELHLKLAIANKPITSIEIVSEREAWLVSDKELFHINLNSGLIKSYLQSFRGQRIVQDILLDKETNLFIGAEYKNSYLFKFDVVSKKVENISTSIDFDINEDFWVIDLEFDEDTLYMGTSSGLLKYWGEGIERVDLRDMTNSEVNSVAIDRHHSFWMTTSKGVIRKREKDLSLFTPEQGLPSKTFTNRNLKFDSNDHLWVGTSNGIAYASICDSIPKTPKPEVSRTDGGSQFDLKNGKVKINANSMLLLDVTATIYPQKQNQFQYCTVKGNEKIIDWKELSDKNQIVIPGLKTGKYKICIRGKHEGNYRWSEHRIVELNVAQVWYLRWYVLLVDFLLILVLIFLTNKYSQKRAQQNLIELEKQVSERTVQLQDLNKHLVSANVAKDKFLSIIAHDLRNPFNAIRGFSKILLKDSDILSEEDRTELIETIYRSSDDTFKLLESLLEWANVQKGNFKLNSENFDLKTILEKNLGLHKSLGSLKGLTLIGDFNRAIVKADKAMIDTVIRNLLSNAIKYSKPNQIIKLQSIEANGFIVVQVTDQGVGMTEKQLKNLFKIDTVTTSEGTANETGTGFGLMLSKEFVELNGGKIWVESEKNKGTSFFFSIPRK; encoded by the coding sequence GTGAAATCTATTCATCAGGATTCTCTTGGTGTTTATTATTTTGCTACTGATAAAGGATTAATTTCTCTCGTAAAAGATCATTTTATTCCAGTAGAGGTTCAAGAGGGAAAAAATCAATTTTATAAATCGTTATTTAAAAGGAAAAATGGTGATTTACTTGCACTTTCAGATGATGGAATCTATAAGATAACTCAAACATCGATAGGAAATAAAGCCGATTTGTTGTTTTTATGCAATACCGATTCCTTATTGCCAAAGTATCCTAAAGAATTTTTCGAAGATCAAAATGATGAATTGTGGCTAACGGATTTTAATCATATCTACAGGTTAAAAGGAAGTGATTTCGAACAGTACCAAATGGATAAAAAAAATCAAACTACATCCTATGCTAGGTCATTTCAATTTTTGGAATGTGATAATGGAAAATTAATGGTGGTTTCACAGTCTGGGTGGTTTTATCAGTTTGATCGCAAGAATAATCAGTTTAAAGAATCTGGTTTTAATTTGGACTTGGTAGTGAATTCCTCTTTTAAAATAGGGTCCAATGAATTTCTCTTAGGAACTTCCTTAGGAATATACAGATTAATATTAGATTTCAATGGGCAAGTGGTACATCATGAATTGATTAATGAAAGTATTATGGCCTCATGTTTTCAGGAATTATCTGAAAATAAGTTGTTAGTTGGAACCTGGTTTCAAGGAATACTAGAGATTGATTTATCAGAAGATTTTAAAGTTTATCCGATTGGTGGCTTTCCTTGTTTCACTGTTAACAATATTTTCTTAGATGATTTCGGAAAGTTTTGGATTGCTACTAATTCAGGAACTGTGGTGATGGAAAAGAAATTCTTTTCTTATCAATTTCGTTCTACTAATTCAGAGTACATTTCTTCTATTAATTTAAATGAAGATGGGAATGTTAATTTTTCAGGAAGAAAGCATATTTATAAAATCTCGAATGATGAGCAAATACAAAATATAAATCTTGAATTTGAAGGATCTATAAACGTATTTAAGAAAAGGAATAATATATCGCTTTTAGGAACAGAACAAGGATACTTGTATGTTTATAAAAATGATGAATTACACTTGAAGTTAGCCATTGCAAATAAGCCTATTACAAGTATTGAAATTGTTTCAGAACGTGAAGCATGGCTTGTATCAGATAAGGAATTATTCCATATTAATTTAAATTCTGGCCTAATAAAGAGTTATTTGCAATCCTTTAGAGGTCAGCGTATTGTTCAGGATATTTTATTAGATAAAGAAACTAATTTATTCATTGGAGCTGAATACAAAAATTCTTATCTATTTAAGTTTGATGTAGTAAGCAAAAAGGTTGAGAACATTAGTACTTCAATCGATTTTGATATTAATGAAGATTTTTGGGTTATTGATTTGGAATTTGACGAGGATACCTTGTATATGGGAACCTCTTCTGGTTTGTTAAAATATTGGGGCGAAGGTATTGAAAGGGTTGATTTGAGAGATATGACAAATAGTGAAGTCAATTCTGTAGCAATCGATCGCCATCATTCTTTTTGGATGACAACTAGTAAAGGTGTAATTCGAAAGAGGGAAAAGGATTTGTCGTTGTTTACACCGGAGCAAGGTTTGCCATCCAAAACATTTACCAACCGAAATTTAAAATTTGATTCGAATGATCATTTATGGGTCGGAACTTCCAACGGTATTGCTTATGCTTCCATTTGTGATTCAATACCCAAAACGCCAAAACCTGAGGTTAGTCGAACAGATGGAGGTAGTCAATTTGACTTGAAAAATGGTAAGGTTAAAATTAATGCCAATTCAATGTTGCTTTTGGACGTAACGGCTACTATATATCCGCAAAAACAGAATCAATTTCAATATTGCACAGTAAAAGGAAATGAGAAAATTATTGATTGGAAAGAGCTTTCTGATAAAAATCAAATTGTTATTCCAGGTTTAAAAACAGGAAAATATAAAATTTGTATAAGAGGTAAACATGAAGGGAACTACCGTTGGAGTGAACATCGCATTGTTGAATTAAATGTTGCGCAAGTTTGGTATTTGAGATGGTATGTTCTATTGGTAGATTTTTTATTGATTTTGGTTCTCATATTTTTAACTAATAAATACAGTCAAAAAAGAGCTCAACAGAATTTAATTGAATTGGAAAAGCAAGTTTCAGAGCGAACTGTTCAGCTTCAAGATTTGAACAAACATTTGGTAAGTGCGAATGTTGCAAAAGATAAATTCTTATCCATTATTGCTCATGATTTGAGAAATCCGTTTAATGCGATTAGGGGATTTTCAAAAATATTATTGAAAGATTCGGATATTTTGTCCGAAGAGGACAGAACAGAGTTAATTGAAACAATTTACAGAAGTTCTGATGATACCTTTAAGCTTTTAGAAAGTTTACTTGAGTGGGCAAATGTGCAAAAGGGAAATTTCAAATTGAATTCTGAAAATTTTGATTTGAAGACTATTTTGGAGAAAAACCTAGGACTTCATAAGAGTTTGGGATCTCTGAAAGGTCTAACATTAATAGGTGATTTTAATCGAGCAATCGTAAAAGCAGATAAGGCTATGATTGATACCGTGATCAGAAATCTATTATCTAATGCGATAAAGTATTCTAAGCCAAATCAGATTATCAAGCTACAAAGCATAGAAGCAAACGGTTTTATCGTTGTCCAAGTTACCGACCAAGGTGTTGGGATGACAGAGAAACAGCTTAAAAATTTATTTAAAATAGATACCGTTACGACTAGCGAAGGAACAGCCAATGAAACTGGAACAGGTTTTGGGTTAATGCTTAGTAAAGAGTTTGTTGAGCTTAATGGTGGTAAAATTTGGGTCGAGAGCGAGAAAAATAAAGGAACAAGCTTCTTTTTCTCCATTCCTAGAAAGTAA
- a CDS encoding bifunctional enoyl-CoA hydratase/phosphate acetyltransferase, with protein MIKHKCKHNTKNKQKMITRLDQVIETLKNNEKKRLVAAYANDSHTIGAVNDAVQHGIIDATLVGDQKTIEKTCADHNFDINKFTVVHEADELKAAQKAVELINSGEGDMIMKGLVSTDKYMKAILNKEKGLMPPKAVLSHVTVMENPNYHKLLVVSDVAVIPQPDLNQKIAITNYVVKVAQSLGIEKPKVAMIAASEQVLPKMDACVDAAIISKMADRGQIKGAYVDGPLAIDVAIDKESAEIKKLDSMVAGDADCMVFPNIESGNVFYKVNTKLSKAELGAMVMGAKVPAILSSRGDSVKTKLYSIAMAALVASK; from the coding sequence GTGATAAAACACAAATGCAAACACAACACTAAAAATAAACAGAAGATGATTACACGTTTAGATCAAGTCATTGAGACGCTTAAAAACAATGAAAAAAAGAGATTGGTAGCCGCATATGCTAACGATTCTCATACAATTGGAGCTGTAAACGATGCAGTTCAGCATGGAATCATTGATGCTACCTTAGTAGGAGACCAGAAAACGATTGAAAAAACTTGTGCTGATCACAATTTCGATATCAATAAATTTACCGTAGTACATGAAGCAGATGAGTTAAAAGCAGCACAAAAAGCTGTTGAGTTGATTAATAGTGGTGAAGGTGATATGATTATGAAAGGTCTTGTAAGTACAGATAAGTATATGAAGGCTATTCTTAATAAAGAAAAAGGTTTGATGCCTCCTAAAGCTGTTTTGAGTCACGTAACTGTGATGGAGAATCCAAATTATCACAAACTATTAGTTGTAAGCGATGTTGCTGTTATTCCTCAGCCTGATTTGAATCAGAAAATTGCTATTACAAACTATGTAGTTAAGGTTGCACAATCATTGGGAATTGAAAAGCCAAAAGTTGCTATGATCGCTGCTTCAGAACAAGTTCTTCCTAAGATGGATGCTTGTGTTGATGCTGCTATTATTTCTAAAATGGCTGATCGTGGTCAGATTAAGGGTGCTTATGTTGATGGACCTTTAGCGATTGATGTTGCTATTGACAAAGAATCTGCTGAGATAAAGAAATTGGATTCAATGGTTGCTGGTGATGCTGACTGTATGGTATTCCCAAATATCGAAAGTGGTAATGTTTTTTACAAAGTAAATACGAAATTGTCAAAAGCTGAACTAGGTGCAATGGTGATGGGAGCGAAGGTTCCTGCAATTCTTTCTTCACGCGGTGATAGTGTAAAGACTAAATTATACTCTATTGCGATGGCTGCTTTAGTGGCTTCTAAATAA
- a CDS encoding phosphate acyltransferase: MSPIRSLDQMVQHLRESGRKKKIAVAYAQDPNTIGAIAKAIDEGFVDAVMIGDEQEIRSKAQLEDINPDIFTIVHIPNDVAATTEAVRMARADEVDVVMKGLVGTDKFLKAVLNKQKGLLPPKACMTYVCALDLPKYDKLLFVSDTAVLPFPDLNQKIAMVNYGVAMAKRFGVEKPKVALISATEKPNPAFPSSIDDTIICKMADRGQIKDCIIDGPLDVF; the protein is encoded by the coding sequence ATGTCCCCAATACGTTCTCTAGACCAAATGGTCCAACATCTTCGCGAAAGCGGACGAAAGAAAAAAATTGCTGTTGCTTATGCACAAGATCCAAATACCATTGGCGCAATTGCTAAGGCTATTGATGAGGGATTTGTTGATGCGGTAATGATTGGCGATGAGCAAGAAATTCGTTCTAAAGCTCAATTAGAAGATATCAATCCTGATATTTTTACAATCGTTCATATTCCTAATGATGTTGCAGCAACTACAGAAGCGGTTCGAATGGCTCGAGCCGATGAGGTAGATGTTGTAATGAAGGGATTAGTTGGGACAGATAAATTTTTGAAAGCCGTTTTGAACAAACAAAAAGGTCTGTTGCCTCCAAAGGCTTGCATGACCTATGTTTGTGCACTCGATCTTCCAAAATACGATAAGCTTCTATTCGTTTCTGATACGGCAGTATTGCCTTTTCCTGATTTGAATCAGAAGATAGCTATGGTGAATTACGGTGTGGCGATGGCAAAGCGCTTTGGTGTTGAGAAACCAAAAGTTGCTTTAATCAGTGCAACTGAAAAACCAAACCCAGCATTTCCATCGTCTATCGATGATACGATTATCTGCAAGATGGCCGATCGTGGTCAAATTAAAGATTGTATTATTGATGGTCCTTTGGATGTTTTCTAG
- a CDS encoding twitch domain-containing radical SAM protein, whose translation MTNPKPYCLMPWIHYHVGNAGRVKACCVANIPFGDSNTQTFSEIWNGAAIDELRVKFAKGEKDSRCKVCHRLEEAGGKSIRQETHEKFGENFAKHKSNLPIYFDIRFSNACNFACRTCWHGASSAWFPEAKQMGRNLGEKALLQNINDFDAFIEQTGEALLNAKEIYFAGGEPLATKEHYLLLDWLVKNKATQIHLRYNTNFSQLKMGGYNVLDYWKHFSAVEILSSIDAHGELGEYIRKGFNWEQFRANRKQIQSHKHIRFLIAPTISVFSILNLPKLYKTCLQEGIIDLDGLYINMLDRPLHYNTKALPEKYKQKVVEEYLSFYNWAEKEKIPQTILNQFKECETYMLSEDLSKQWKNFQKETALLDEMRNESVNEALNF comes from the coding sequence ATGACAAATCCAAAACCATATTGTTTGATGCCATGGATACACTACCATGTTGGAAATGCGGGTCGGGTAAAAGCATGCTGTGTAGCAAATATCCCATTTGGGGATAGCAATACACAAACATTTTCTGAAATATGGAATGGAGCAGCAATAGATGAGTTAAGAGTGAAATTTGCAAAAGGAGAAAAGGATTCTCGTTGCAAAGTTTGTCATCGATTAGAGGAAGCAGGAGGGAAGAGTATACGACAAGAAACCCATGAGAAATTTGGAGAGAATTTCGCTAAGCATAAAAGTAATCTTCCAATCTATTTTGACATCCGCTTTTCAAATGCCTGCAATTTTGCTTGTCGTACTTGTTGGCACGGTGCTAGTTCAGCTTGGTTTCCCGAGGCCAAACAAATGGGTCGTAACCTGGGTGAAAAAGCCTTATTGCAAAACATCAACGATTTTGATGCATTTATAGAACAGACGGGAGAAGCATTGTTAAACGCTAAAGAAATCTACTTTGCTGGCGGTGAGCCCTTAGCCACAAAAGAGCATTACCTCTTGTTAGACTGGCTAGTAAAGAACAAGGCGACACAAATTCATTTGCGTTACAATACGAACTTCTCACAATTGAAAATGGGAGGCTATAATGTGCTGGATTATTGGAAACATTTTTCAGCAGTGGAAATATTATCGAGTATTGATGCGCATGGAGAACTGGGAGAATATATCCGAAAAGGCTTTAATTGGGAGCAATTTAGGGCGAACAGAAAGCAAATTCAATCCCATAAACACATTCGCTTCTTAATAGCGCCAACAATTTCTGTTTTTTCTATTTTAAATTTGCCTAAGCTTTACAAAACTTGCTTGCAAGAAGGAATTATCGATCTTGATGGATTGTACATTAATATGCTCGACAGACCTTTGCATTACAATACAAAAGCATTGCCAGAGAAATACAAGCAAAAGGTGGTAGAGGAATACTTAAGTTTTTACAATTGGGCGGAGAAGGAGAAGATTCCACAGACAATACTTAATCAGTTTAAAGAGTGTGAGACTTACATGCTTAGCGAAGATCTTTCGAAGCAATGGAAAAACTTTCAAAAGGAAACCGCTCTTTTAGATGAGATGAGAAATGAAAGTGTAAATGAGGCTTTGAATTTTTAA